One genomic region from Anguilla rostrata isolate EN2019 chromosome 2, ASM1855537v3, whole genome shotgun sequence encodes:
- the ten1 gene encoding CST complex subunit TEN1, whose translation MLPAPGVFHFPWEISSGAIQEGTTVRTFGRLRHYQPANSRATLSSHYAATQHQVVIHTGFVEPFHPILEAQYIVLGELEITEGDGLMVRARVLNCVDGVDLAILQSAINEQRRYFHDRGGK comes from the exons ATGCTTCCAGCACCTGGTGTTTTTCACTTTCCCTGGGAAATCAGTTCCGGTGCCATCCAGGAAGGAACAACAGTGAGAACATTTGGCAG ACTGAGGCATTACCAGCCGGCCAATTCACGGGCTACCCTGTCTTCTCATTATGCAGCGACCCAGCACCAAGTTGTCATTCACACGGGCTTTGTGGAGCCTTTTCACCCCATACTTGAGGCCCAGTACATTGTTCTAGGGGAGCTGGAGATCACTGAGG gggATGGTCTGATGGTACGGGCTCGCGTGCTGAATTGTGTGGATGGAGTGGACCTTGCCATACTACAGAGTGCCATAAATGAACAGAGAAGGTATTTCCATGATAGAGGTGGAAAATGA